The Nocardioides campestrisoli genome includes a window with the following:
- a CDS encoding phytoene desaturase family protein encodes MTQTSTPPTPGSHEDPETWDVVVVGAGPGGLTTAAYLAANGKKVLVLEANQVVGGSTQVFRRAGNKFEFDVGTHYVGECGPGGRMQTTLSGLALTERINWLRQRAEGHCQIMIPGTTFQTPTGWDTYLERLIAAFPDEEEGLRRCVDIMRGIATNDRRFKRPLALLRWGVRPITTLMKACGLSADAQAVILAENGDYTWPPHRTPAAFHAGFLDHYLQTGAYYPRGGGQMIGAHLTDVIQTHGGRVRTKTRVERILIEDGRAVGVRLRDGEEIRAEAVVSAADFKKTWAELVGDEHLTRRLRRRVKNLEMTLPMFAVYVALDVDLRERDTPPLAWVWPTNDIDGYYREVAAGRCPEQMPVGISCPTAKDPEGTHSAPPGYSTLELVSWAPKEYEFWNVETGPADGGSYGRDERYLALKEELTQRVLDTAELMIPDIRERLVFCEASTPITQERFTLTTDGNCYGIAPLLKNLGPFRPRVKTHIPGLFLAGNSTEHLFGINATMYGGMGTAGAVLGRDLVQEVRDGAVFVDESRLTPVTEDFDPLLASKPGSVIRRAVRRRPRAEEPLSTP; translated from the coding sequence ATGACGCAGACCAGCACGCCCCCCACCCCGGGCTCGCACGAGGACCCCGAGACCTGGGACGTGGTCGTCGTCGGCGCCGGCCCCGGCGGTCTCACCACCGCGGCCTACCTCGCGGCCAACGGCAAGAAGGTGCTGGTGCTCGAGGCCAACCAGGTCGTCGGCGGCAGCACCCAGGTCTTCCGCCGCGCCGGCAACAAGTTCGAGTTCGACGTGGGCACCCACTACGTCGGCGAGTGCGGTCCCGGCGGCCGGATGCAGACCACGCTCTCGGGGCTCGCCCTGACCGAGCGGATCAACTGGCTGCGTCAACGCGCCGAGGGCCACTGCCAGATCATGATCCCTGGGACGACGTTCCAGACCCCGACCGGCTGGGACACCTACCTCGAGCGCCTGATCGCCGCCTTCCCCGACGAGGAGGAGGGGCTGCGCCGCTGCGTCGACATCATGCGGGGCATCGCCACCAACGACCGGCGGTTCAAGCGGCCGCTGGCGCTGCTGCGCTGGGGCGTGCGACCGATCACCACGCTGATGAAGGCCTGCGGGCTCAGCGCTGACGCGCAGGCGGTGATCCTGGCGGAGAACGGCGACTACACGTGGCCGCCGCACCGGACGCCGGCCGCCTTCCACGCCGGCTTCCTCGACCACTACCTCCAGACCGGCGCCTACTACCCCCGCGGCGGGGGTCAGATGATCGGTGCCCACCTCACCGACGTGATCCAGACCCACGGCGGCCGGGTCCGCACGAAGACCCGGGTCGAGCGGATCCTGATCGAGGACGGCCGAGCGGTCGGCGTCCGGCTCCGCGACGGGGAGGAGATCCGGGCCGAGGCCGTGGTCTCCGCGGCCGACTTCAAGAAGACCTGGGCCGAGCTGGTCGGTGACGAGCACCTGACCCGCCGGCTGCGGCGCCGGGTGAAGAACCTGGAGATGACCCTGCCCATGTTCGCCGTCTACGTCGCCCTCGACGTCGACCTGCGCGAGCGCGACACCCCGCCGCTGGCCTGGGTCTGGCCGACCAACGACATCGACGGCTACTACCGCGAGGTTGCCGCCGGCCGGTGCCCTGAGCAGATGCCGGTCGGCATCAGCTGCCCGACGGCCAAGGACCCCGAGGGGACGCACTCCGCGCCGCCCGGCTACTCCACGCTCGAGCTGGTCAGCTGGGCCCCGAAGGAGTACGAGTTCTGGAACGTCGAGACCGGGCCCGCCGACGGTGGCAGCTACGGGCGCGACGAGCGCTACCTGGCGCTCAAGGAGGAGCTCACCCAGCGCGTGCTTGACACCGCCGAGCTGATGATCCCCGACATCCGGGAGCGGCTGGTCTTCTGCGAGGCCTCCACCCCGATCACCCAGGAGCGGTTCACCCTCACCACCGACGGCAACTGCTACGGCATCGCGCCGCTGCTGAAGAACCTCGGCCCGTTCCGGCCGCGGGTCAAGACCCACATCCCCGGCCTCTTCCTGGCCGGCAACAGCACCGAGCACCTGTTCGGCATCAACGCCACCATGTACGGCGGGATGGGCACCGCCGGCGCCGTGCTCGGCCGCGACCTGGTCCAGGAGGTGCGCGACGGGGCGGTCTTCGTCGACGAGAGCCGGCTCACCCCGGTCACCGAGGACTTCGACCCGCTGCTGGCCTCCAAGCCCGGCTCGGTGATCCGCCGCGCGGTGCGGCGGCGTCCCCGGGCCGAGGAGCCGCTCAGCACGCCGTGA
- a CDS encoding TetR/AcrR family transcriptional regulator, translating into MDDAERTDERSTDAAARGSRRRERTRALVLDAAEQLLSRRAAEEIRVEDVAAAAGISPASVYVHFGTKDGLLAAVAERVLAVATEALRTAYAAQAPPLERFAGVGAAYLRLLLDHPAVLKYLTATGERGPRTPVESEVVTRFGELRREFEESIRDAVGSGAIREVDPELMSYFLFGAWNGVAALALRRDALVLAPERVELAVIEAGLTLLDGLMLRPPAT; encoded by the coding sequence GTGGACGACGCCGAGCGCACGGACGAGCGCAGCACCGACGCTGCTGCGCGCGGCTCCCGGCGGCGCGAGCGCACCCGAGCGCTGGTGCTGGACGCGGCCGAGCAGCTGCTCTCCCGGCGCGCCGCCGAGGAGATCCGGGTGGAGGACGTCGCCGCCGCGGCGGGGATCTCGCCCGCGTCGGTCTACGTGCACTTCGGCACCAAGGACGGACTGCTGGCGGCCGTCGCCGAACGCGTGCTGGCGGTCGCCACCGAGGCGCTGCGCACGGCGTACGCGGCCCAAGCGCCGCCGCTCGAACGGTTCGCCGGTGTCGGCGCGGCCTACCTGCGGCTGCTGCTGGACCACCCCGCGGTGCTGAAGTACCTCACCGCGACGGGGGAGCGGGGCCCGCGGACGCCGGTGGAGAGCGAGGTGGTCACCCGGTTCGGGGAGCTGCGCCGGGAGTTCGAGGAGAGCATCCGCGACGCGGTCGGCTCGGGCGCCATCCGCGAGGTCGACCCCGAGCTGATGTCCTACTTCCTGTTCGGCGCGTGGAACGGCGTGGCGGCGCTGGCGCTGCGCCGCGACGCCCTCGTGCTGGCTCCGGAGCGCGTCGAGCTCGCGGTGATCGAGGCCGGTCTGACCCTGCTCGACGGCCTGATGCTGCGTCCGCCGGCTACCTGA
- a CDS encoding (R)-mandelonitrile lyase, with translation MKFTRSGGETSTGPADWFTGTVFIDGIRNPDDQSAVGCGHVRFTPGARTAWHSHPKGQTLYVTDGLGYVATRGAAPQEIRPGDVVYIEPGEEHWHGATPGRFMAHVAIQEAAADGEVVTWLEHVSDEEYGA, from the coding sequence ATGAAGTTCACCCGAAGCGGCGGGGAGACGAGCACCGGCCCCGCGGACTGGTTCACCGGCACCGTCTTCATCGACGGCATCCGCAACCCGGACGACCAGTCGGCCGTCGGCTGCGGGCACGTCCGGTTCACCCCCGGCGCCCGCACCGCGTGGCACAGCCACCCGAAGGGTCAGACGCTCTACGTCACCGACGGCCTCGGGTATGTCGCCACCCGCGGCGCCGCGCCGCAGGAGATCCGCCCGGGCGACGTGGTCTACATCGAGCCCGGCGAGGAGCACTGGCACGGGGCGACGCCTGGGCGCTTCATGGCGCACGTCGCCATCCAGGAGGCGGCCGCCGACGGCGAGGTCGTCACCTGGCTCGAGCACGTCAGCGACGAGGAGTACGGCGCCTAG
- a CDS encoding DNA/RNA non-specific endonuclease, translating to MASLGYDADFFGIPLAPPTTPGGVLEAELDAELDAELEYMHFTVRMHPTRRLAWWVAWNIDGLRLFPGDSISRAGERFRADPRIPESAQTLEEAYVGNDLDRGHVARRSDLLWGTLPEALQANSDSFFFPNITPQLQNFNQSGRGGPWGLLENAVLAQEGLEERRLTLFAGPVLAATDPPYRGIVQLPREHWKTVVYRIDGQLRFKCFVLSQDLDEVSRTYLDEFDTYLVSLDFLEERTGLTFPSLREHVVPEADRQRSPVMVSDVDQVDW from the coding sequence ATGGCCTCTCTCGGATACGACGCCGACTTCTTCGGCATCCCACTCGCGCCCCCGACGACGCCCGGGGGAGTGCTCGAGGCTGAGCTCGACGCTGAGCTCGACGCTGAGCTCGAGTACATGCACTTCACCGTCCGGATGCACCCCACGCGTCGGCTCGCGTGGTGGGTCGCCTGGAACATCGACGGCCTGCGGCTGTTCCCCGGCGACAGCATCAGCCGCGCCGGCGAGCGGTTCCGCGCCGACCCGCGCATCCCCGAGAGCGCGCAGACCCTGGAGGAGGCGTACGTCGGGAACGACCTCGACCGCGGACACGTGGCCCGTCGCTCCGACCTGCTCTGGGGCACCCTGCCCGAGGCCCTGCAGGCGAACTCCGACTCGTTCTTCTTTCCCAACATCACCCCGCAGCTCCAGAACTTCAACCAGTCCGGCCGCGGCGGCCCCTGGGGCCTGCTGGAGAACGCGGTGCTCGCCCAGGAGGGGCTCGAGGAGCGACGCCTCACCCTGTTCGCCGGCCCGGTCCTGGCAGCCACCGATCCTCCCTACCGGGGCATCGTCCAGCTGCCCCGCGAGCACTGGAAGACGGTGGTGTACCGCATCGACGGCCAGCTGCGGTTCAAGTGCTTCGTGCTCTCCCAGGACCTCGACGAGGTCTCCCGCACCTACCTCGACGAGTTCGACACCTACCTCGTGTCGCTCGACTTCCTCGAGGAGCGGACCGGCCTGACGTTCCCGAGCCTGCGCGAGCACGTCGTCCCGGAGGCCGACCGGCAGCGGAGCCCGGTCATGGTCTCGGACGTCGACCAGGTGGACTGGTAG
- a CDS encoding acetamidase/formamidase family protein, protein MSNHWSSASRRSLLAAGIVSPIAAGIASPAQAHGGRGGGRPRHKTKWDYHLRSTPENLHWGGFPIDWDPALVVRSGKTVRVDMLSHQGATQATHPLEYFAAFGAGPSAVLPDAVEFWKTRGERQASNRQYGGHVLTGPIYIEDAEPGDTLVIDIMDVETRTPFGFNNTAPTGGVMATFYPGWREGDVGLDIPAEIPADKPAGVWPDVRTHMYRVAKHRGEDVVHFSDHLKIPAQPFPGIVAVAPQSGVFIGNTEDAAPPATGVQNSTPPWTFGGNMDVRDLCSGSTLYLPVFQPGAQVFLGDPHSCQGDGEVSGTAVEHSCVGNFRFTLIKRTETELPWAENDTHWIMMGIHWDLDRAMRMAVEKTVDFLVTTQGMTAPKAYSFASIAVNYHNAEVVDRTQVVTGYIPKDVFGRRGR, encoded by the coding sequence GTGAGCAACCACTGGAGCTCGGCCAGTCGTCGCAGCCTGCTGGCAGCCGGAATTGTCAGCCCGATCGCCGCCGGCATCGCATCCCCAGCCCAGGCACACGGCGGCCGCGGCGGCGGACGGCCACGTCACAAGACGAAGTGGGACTACCACCTGCGGTCGACCCCCGAGAACCTGCACTGGGGCGGCTTTCCGATCGACTGGGACCCCGCGCTGGTGGTCCGATCGGGCAAGACCGTCCGCGTGGACATGCTCTCCCACCAGGGAGCCACCCAGGCGACCCATCCGCTGGAGTACTTCGCCGCCTTCGGTGCGGGCCCGAGCGCCGTCCTGCCCGATGCCGTGGAGTTCTGGAAGACGCGCGGAGAGCGCCAGGCGAGCAACCGCCAGTACGGCGGCCACGTGCTGACCGGCCCGATCTACATCGAGGACGCCGAGCCGGGCGACACCCTGGTCATCGACATCATGGACGTCGAGACACGGACGCCCTTCGGCTTCAACAACACCGCACCGACCGGCGGGGTGATGGCGACCTTCTACCCCGGGTGGCGCGAGGGGGACGTCGGGCTCGACATCCCCGCGGAGATCCCGGCGGACAAGCCGGCCGGGGTCTGGCCTGACGTCCGCACCCACATGTACCGCGTAGCCAAGCACCGTGGGGAGGACGTCGTCCACTTCTCCGACCACCTCAAGATCCCCGCCCAGCCGTTCCCCGGCATCGTCGCGGTGGCGCCTCAGAGCGGGGTGTTCATCGGCAACACCGAGGATGCGGCGCCACCGGCCACCGGCGTGCAGAACTCGACTCCGCCCTGGACCTTCGGCGGAAACATGGACGTTCGCGACCTGTGCTCAGGCTCGACCCTCTACCTCCCGGTCTTCCAGCCCGGGGCGCAGGTCTTCCTGGGAGACCCGCACAGCTGCCAGGGCGACGGCGAGGTCAGCGGCACCGCCGTGGAGCACTCGTGTGTCGGCAACTTCCGTTTCACCCTGATCAAGAGGACCGAGACCGAGCTGCCGTGGGCGGAGAACGACACCCACTGGATCATGATGGGCATCCACTGGGACCTGGACCGGGCGATGCGGATGGCCGTGGAGAAGACCGTCGACTTCCTGGTGACGACCCAGGGCATGACCGCCCCGAAGGCCTACTCCTTCGCCTCGATCGCGGTGAACTACCACAACGCCGAGGTCGTCGACCGCACCCAGGTGGTGACCGGCTACATCCCCAAGGACGTCTTCGGCCGCCGCGGCCGCTGA
- a CDS encoding nuclear transport factor 2 family protein codes for MRPPDCSRNRRERWPPAIGQRSAAVADRLPERAILIVMRPEEPTESAELEEVVRAWDTAMVSNDATSIGGFMTDDWMIVGPDGSSDGRERFLSLIASGDLTHHTMTSEDLVIRVLGDSAIVVAAGNSAGTFRGQPFSERERSSNVFVRRHGRWLCAHTHLSTI; via the coding sequence GTGCGTCCACCTGACTGCTCGCGCAATCGCCGCGAGCGCTGGCCGCCTGCGATCGGCCAGCGGTCAGCTGCGGTCGCGGATCGACTCCCAGAACGCGCGATACTGATCGTCATGCGACCCGAGGAACCCACCGAGAGCGCGGAGCTGGAGGAGGTGGTCCGTGCGTGGGACACCGCGATGGTGAGCAACGACGCCACCTCGATCGGCGGCTTCATGACCGACGACTGGATGATTGTCGGACCGGACGGCAGTAGCGACGGACGCGAGCGTTTCCTGTCGCTGATCGCTTCGGGAGACCTGACCCACCACACCATGACCAGCGAGGACCTCGTGATCCGGGTGCTCGGGGACAGCGCGATCGTGGTCGCTGCGGGCAATTCGGCCGGAACGTTTCGAGGTCAGCCTTTCAGCGAGCGCGAGCGGTCCTCGAACGTGTTCGTCCGCCGCCACGGGCGGTGGCTCTGCGCTCACACTCACCTGTCCACGATCTAG
- a CDS encoding acyl-CoA dehydrogenase family protein — protein sequence MGDPRDWQERLPGVVEVLAGNAGRHDREASFPEDSIRAIHEAGLLTLTVAERHGGPGAGLADTVAVLRALGQGDPSAGLVAAMTMFTHAMESRQPTWPEDVYAAVVRESAIRPVLINDLQVEPELGTPVRGGLPATVAKRTDQGHEVTGHKIFSTGGEALSWMVVWARDGDSDEARGFLVRGGAPGVTVRRTWDHLGLRATRSDDVVFDGAAAVATGKIAPRGPLLNAWNALGLSALYLGVAQAARDWLVSFLIDRRPASLGAPLATLPRFRAAVGEIDVALGTSWQLLSSLASRVDHGDEAAAGQAASAKLVATRAAIRAVEEAVGLVGNNALTRRNPLERHLRDVLCGRVHTPQDDSILSAMGRGAFAGRLAPPTGRDGPG from the coding sequence ATGGGTGATCCGAGGGACTGGCAGGAGCGCCTGCCGGGCGTGGTGGAGGTGCTGGCCGGGAACGCCGGGCGCCACGATCGGGAGGCTAGTTTCCCGGAGGACAGCATCCGGGCGATCCACGAGGCGGGGCTGCTGACGCTCACCGTGGCAGAGCGCCACGGCGGCCCCGGGGCCGGGCTTGCCGACACGGTCGCGGTGCTGCGTGCGCTGGGGCAGGGCGACCCGTCGGCTGGGCTGGTCGCGGCCATGACCATGTTCACCCACGCCATGGAGAGCAGGCAGCCGACCTGGCCCGAGGACGTCTACGCCGCGGTGGTACGCGAGTCCGCGATTCGACCGGTGCTGATCAACGACCTCCAGGTGGAGCCGGAGCTCGGCACCCCGGTCCGCGGTGGTCTGCCGGCCACGGTAGCGAAGCGCACCGACCAGGGACACGAGGTGACCGGGCACAAGATCTTCTCCACAGGGGGCGAGGCCCTCTCCTGGATGGTCGTGTGGGCCCGCGACGGGGACTCGGACGAGGCACGGGGCTTCCTGGTACGTGGCGGAGCGCCGGGGGTCACGGTCCGCCGTACCTGGGACCATCTCGGTCTCCGGGCGACCCGGAGTGACGACGTGGTGTTCGACGGCGCAGCCGCCGTTGCGACGGGGAAGATCGCTCCGCGTGGGCCCCTACTCAACGCGTGGAACGCGCTGGGGCTGTCAGCCCTCTACCTCGGCGTCGCGCAGGCCGCTCGGGACTGGTTGGTCAGCTTCCTCATCGACCGTCGGCCGGCCTCGCTCGGGGCCCCGCTGGCGACCCTGCCGAGGTTCCGGGCCGCGGTGGGGGAGATCGACGTCGCGCTCGGCACGTCGTGGCAGCTGCTGTCATCGCTGGCGTCGCGCGTGGACCACGGCGACGAGGCGGCGGCAGGCCAGGCCGCCTCGGCGAAGCTGGTCGCCACGCGGGCCGCGATCAGGGCGGTGGAGGAGGCGGTCGGCTTGGTGGGCAACAACGCCCTGACCCGACGCAACCCACTGGAGCGGCACCTGCGGGACGTCCTGTGCGGGCGGGTGCACACTCCCCAGGACGACTCGATCCTGTCGGCCATGGGTCGGGGCGCCTTCGCGGGCCGGCTGGCGCCACCGACCGGGCGCGATGGCCCCGGCTGA
- a CDS encoding acyl-CoA dehydrogenase family protein: MTRAAAARQVRQRAAELVPTLKERATVAEQLRRVPPESVQDLVDSGLLRVGNPDGYGGPGLDIDAAFAVAAELGRGCGSTAWCYAVWTAHNWWLGHFPARCQDEYFASGPDVLCSSALNPSKGVAVPVDGGFLVSGRWTFSSGCDSASWVMLACRTGTGTGTGAGAVVWLLLPRESVSVLDTWFAVGLRGTGSKDVLVDNVFVPGHRVISPDDAGVGDRTGWQLHRRASYRAPSKMFVEWALAAPVIGMAQGVVDEFMAQSWRRPVAGTGREVSQTSRRLRLARAAAEVDTARTLHLVRVREIIDRASSGAAFSRLDRARLSRDAAFTVDLCVQAVDGLYAASGARALMEADPVQRLARDVNAAAHHASLGWDAAAERFGGLSLDGPPLPTTRDREE; this comes from the coding sequence GTGACGAGGGCCGCAGCCGCGCGCCAGGTCCGGCAACGCGCCGCCGAGCTGGTGCCGACGCTCAAGGAACGCGCCACGGTCGCGGAGCAGCTGCGCCGGGTCCCGCCGGAGTCCGTGCAGGACCTGGTCGACTCCGGCCTGCTGCGGGTGGGCAACCCGGACGGGTACGGCGGGCCGGGCCTCGACATTGACGCGGCGTTCGCTGTCGCCGCCGAGCTCGGTCGCGGCTGCGGGTCGACAGCCTGGTGCTACGCGGTGTGGACAGCGCACAACTGGTGGCTCGGGCACTTCCCGGCGCGCTGCCAGGATGAGTACTTCGCCAGCGGCCCCGACGTCCTCTGCAGCAGCGCCCTGAACCCGTCGAAGGGCGTGGCGGTGCCGGTGGACGGCGGGTTCCTCGTCTCGGGAAGATGGACGTTCTCCAGCGGGTGCGACTCCGCCAGTTGGGTGATGCTCGCCTGCCGCACCGGCACCGGCACCGGCACCGGCGCCGGCGCGGTCGTGTGGCTGCTGCTGCCCCGCGAGAGCGTCAGCGTGCTGGACACGTGGTTCGCCGTCGGGCTCCGGGGCACGGGCAGCAAGGACGTGCTGGTGGACAACGTCTTCGTGCCCGGGCACCGGGTCATCTCCCCGGACGACGCGGGCGTCGGTGACCGCACCGGCTGGCAGCTGCACCGGCGCGCCAGCTACCGCGCGCCCTCGAAGATGTTCGTCGAGTGGGCCCTCGCGGCCCCGGTCATCGGGATGGCACAGGGAGTGGTGGACGAGTTCATGGCGCAGTCGTGGCGCCGACCCGTGGCCGGGACGGGACGCGAGGTTAGCCAGACCTCCCGGCGGCTGCGCCTGGCCCGGGCCGCGGCGGAGGTCGACACCGCTCGCACGCTGCACCTGGTGCGCGTACGAGAGATCATCGACCGGGCCTCGTCGGGGGCGGCTTTTTCCCGGTTGGACCGCGCCCGGCTCTCCCGGGACGCCGCCTTCACGGTCGATCTCTGCGTCCAGGCCGTCGACGGCCTGTACGCGGCGAGCGGTGCGCGGGCGCTCATGGAGGCCGATCCGGTCCAGCGGCTCGCGAGGGATGTGAACGCCGCGGCCCACCATGCCTCGTTGGGCTGGGACGCGGCCGCGGAGCGCTTCGGAGGCCTGTCCCTGGACGGGCCCCCGCTGCCGACGACGAGGGACCGTGAGGAGTGA
- a CDS encoding NAD(P)-dependent oxidoreductase, producing MGAGTGRPSAARWDEVSVCVGWSSIAAEVAERLASAPGLRVRLAEDGAPPDPAASVLVGHHFPPGSLAGLPRLRWVHLTGTGADHLAATGLADGVLVTCSAEVPVVAVAEYAVSGLLHVIKDLPRLAAPRSAEWFYSEATLLAGSAVGVVGAGRIGRAVIARLAAWGALPVAVTRDGLAPVVGAHRTIGTQALEREARHLDHLVVCLPGGPATRRLVGRAVLTALPAHAVVVNVGRGETVANDVLYEELRAGRLRGAFVDVHEQEPLPEDAEEWDVPGLTVSPHRGFAFPAEAAEVARTFLDRLAALRRGASVGEVRR from the coding sequence ATGGGTGCAGGCACGGGTCGCCCGAGTGCGGCGCGCTGGGACGAGGTGTCCGTCTGCGTCGGTTGGTCCTCGATCGCCGCGGAGGTCGCGGAGCGCCTCGCGAGCGCGCCCGGCCTGCGGGTTCGGCTGGCGGAGGACGGAGCGCCCCCGGACCCCGCAGCCAGTGTGCTCGTCGGTCACCACTTCCCGCCCGGCAGCCTGGCCGGACTGCCACGCCTGCGCTGGGTGCACCTCACGGGGACGGGCGCGGACCACCTCGCCGCGACGGGGTTGGCGGACGGCGTCCTGGTGACCTGTTCCGCGGAGGTCCCCGTCGTCGCGGTGGCCGAGTACGCCGTGTCGGGACTGCTCCATGTGATCAAGGACCTGCCTCGACTGGCGGCGCCGCGGAGCGCCGAGTGGTTTTACTCGGAGGCGACGCTGCTCGCGGGGAGCGCCGTCGGGGTCGTCGGGGCCGGGCGCATCGGTAGGGCGGTGATCGCGCGGCTGGCGGCATGGGGGGCACTCCCCGTCGCGGTGACCCGAGACGGTCTAGCACCCGTCGTGGGGGCCCACCGGACGATCGGGACGCAGGCCCTGGAGCGCGAGGCGCGGCACCTCGACCACCTGGTTGTCTGCCTTCCAGGTGGTCCGGCGACCAGGCGGTTGGTCGGTCGTGCCGTGCTGACGGCACTGCCGGCGCACGCGGTCGTGGTGAACGTGGGCCGGGGGGAGACGGTGGCCAACGACGTCCTCTACGAGGAACTCCGGGCAGGGCGTCTCCGAGGCGCCTTCGTCGACGTCCACGAGCAAGAGCCGCTGCCGGAGGACGCCGAGGAGTGGGACGTCCCGGGACTGACCGTCTCGCCCCACCGCGGCTTCGCATTCCCGGCGGAGGCGGCCGAGGTCGCCCGGACGTTCCTCGACCGCCTGGCCGCGCTGCGGCGAGGAGCGTCCGTCGGGGAGGTGCGCCGGTGA
- a CDS encoding Glu/Leu/Phe/Val dehydrogenase, whose translation MPARTAGQGEPGPLLVAEVSSQPEALAGWVVVDSLVDGMAMGGTRMTEAVTRQEVERLARAMSEKLTLVGLPIGGAKAGIVAGPGERDEVLRAFGRTAAPLLHGGIYLGCDLGTTHEDRDVFLAAARYDVRDHPRVKRLPVDWGTFWTHLRDITGHGVAEATAAAITARFGTRGCRVVVQGFGTVGRAVAASLEQRGHRVVAVADVLGTIAAPAGLSVGELVGRTTPAGTVERAGLPDGVAVLDGPEAWLDVDADVLVLAAAGDAIRGDNVHRVVAEVVVEGGNLCCTTAAKDGLAARGVLLVPDVVANVGGAAVTGCVLTGTVPFDLPLSQMVAWFFDWVGTQVRANTAQVLEVAHGRDPVAELLAQRRRAQV comes from the coding sequence ATGCCTGCGCGGACGGCCGGTCAGGGCGAGCCGGGGCCGCTGCTCGTGGCGGAGGTCTCGTCCCAGCCGGAGGCGCTCGCGGGATGGGTGGTCGTCGACTCGCTCGTCGATGGGATGGCGATGGGCGGCACCCGGATGACGGAGGCCGTCACCCGGCAGGAGGTCGAGCGGTTGGCCCGGGCGATGAGTGAGAAGCTCACCCTGGTGGGGCTGCCGATCGGTGGGGCGAAGGCCGGGATCGTGGCGGGCCCTGGTGAGCGCGACGAGGTGCTCCGGGCGTTCGGCAGGACCGCGGCCCCGCTGCTGCACGGTGGCATCTACCTGGGGTGCGACCTGGGCACGACGCACGAGGACCGGGACGTGTTCCTGGCTGCTGCCCGGTACGACGTGCGCGACCACCCCAGGGTGAAGCGGCTGCCCGTGGACTGGGGCACCTTCTGGACGCACCTACGCGACATCACGGGGCACGGTGTTGCGGAGGCCACCGCTGCCGCGATCACGGCTCGCTTCGGGACCCGGGGCTGCCGGGTGGTGGTGCAGGGGTTCGGAACCGTCGGACGGGCGGTGGCGGCGAGCCTGGAGCAGCGCGGCCACCGGGTCGTGGCCGTCGCGGACGTCCTCGGGACGATCGCGGCGCCCGCTGGCTTGTCCGTGGGCGAGCTCGTCGGTCGCACCACGCCTGCCGGCACCGTGGAGAGGGCGGGCCTGCCGGACGGGGTTGCCGTCCTGGACGGACCGGAGGCTTGGCTCGACGTCGACGCGGACGTGTTGGTGCTGGCGGCCGCCGGGGACGCGATCCGCGGGGACAATGTGCACCGGGTCGTCGCGGAGGTCGTCGTCGAGGGGGGCAACCTGTGTTGCACCACGGCGGCGAAGGATGGCCTCGCCGCACGCGGGGTGCTCCTGGTGCCGGACGTGGTGGCGAACGTGGGTGGTGCTGCAGTGACCGGCTGCGTGCTCACCGGGACCGTCCCGTTCGACCTTCCCCTGTCCCAGATGGTGGCGTGGTTCTTCGACTGGGTCGGGACCCAGGTGCGTGCCAACACCGCCCAGGTCCTCGAGGTCGCCCACGGCAGGGACCCGGTGGCGGAGCTGCTCGCGCAGCGGCGCCGGGCCCAGGTGTAG